CAAACATAACGTAGATACCCTCACACTAACGGCAACGCCTATCCCAAGAACGCTGCAGTTTTCATTGATGGGCGCGCGCGATCTTTCTGTTATCAATACGCCTCCGCCTAACCGGCAGGCGATTGAAACTGAAGTACAGGTATTCAATCAGGACCTGATCCGCGATGCCATCTATTACGAAACCGAGCGTGGTGGCCAGGTGTATTTTATCCACAACCGGGTAAAAGGATTGCAGGAAATGGCCGGTCTGATACAAGGCCTTTGCCCCGATCTGTCTATCGCCACCGCCCATGGCCAGCTCGAAGGGCATCAACTGGAAGAAGTGATACTGGATTTCATTGACCGTAAGTACGATGTATTGGTTTGCACCAACATCGTTGAAAGCGGTGTGGATATCCCCAACGCCAATACGATCATTATCAATAATGCGCATCATTTCGGGCTGAGCGACCTGCATCAGCTGCGCGGACGCGTAGGCCGCAGTAACAAGAAGGCATTCTGTTACCTGCTGGCACCGCCCATGAGTACCTTGCCATCCGATAGCCGCAAACGCCTGCAAACACTGGAACAACACAGTGAGCTCGGCAGCGGCTTCCAGATTGCGATGCGCGACCTCGACATAAGAGGCGCCGGTAACCTGCTTGGAGGAGAACAAAGCGGCTTTATGGCGGAAATAGGATTCGATATGTATCAGAAGATCCTGGATGAAGCAATCCGCGAACTGAAACAAAATGAATTCCGCGATCTGTTCAAAGACCAGCTGGAAGAAAAGAAAGATTTTGTCAGCGACTGTACTATCGATACAGACCTGGAAATACTCATTCCTGATACCTATATCGAAAGCATACAGGAACGCCTGAACCTCTACCAGGAATTGGATAATATCACAGAAGAAGGCCGCTTACAACTATTTACCAACGACCTGATCGACCGCTTCGGTCCTTTACCGGATCCGGTGAAAGACCTGCTGACTACTATCCGCTGCCGCTGGATGGCTATTCAGCTTGGTTTTGAGAAGATGATGCTGAAAGAAGAAAACCTGCGCTGCTATTTTATAAATAACCCAGACTCTCCTTACTTCGAGTCGCCTACGTTCAATCATATATTAACGTATATACAAACCCGTACCAACAACGCCAAATTGAAACAGGTTGGAAAGAATTTTATGCTGGTGGCTTCCCGCATCCGTAGCATGAACGACCTGTACGATTTCCTCAAGGCAATGACCGATAGCCGCAAATAAAATTCAATTGTAACATAATTCTCCCCTGCTCCGTTTCACTGCTTATTTCAGGCAGTGGATACGCCATTCCCGCGTTAACAAAACTTTAGGAAATGCACTTTGTGGAATCACCTGATGTCAACACATCATGAAGGCGTAAACAACAAGTAGCAACTAATTTTTTAAACAATAGAAAAACATCAACACATGAAAAAGGTAATGTTACTAGCAGCAGGTTTATTTATCGCCCTGAGCACATTTGCACAAACCGATGTTAAGCAGCCCGTGAAAAAGATCGAAGTAAACGGATCGGCAGAAGTGGAAATCACACCCGACGAAATCTATTTCAATATCTCCCTGCGGGAGTACCTGAAGGGAAAAAATAAAGTAGAAATCAGCACACTGGAAAAACAACTGCAGAAGGCTGTTCAGGATGCAGGCATTCCTAAATCCGATTTTACAATAGAGAATGTGTATGGCAACAACTACGAAATATGGCGTAAAAAGAAAGATCCGCAGGAATTCATGGCACGCAAACAATACCGTCTGAAATTAAACAGGTTGGATAAGATCAATGAAATCCTTGGTGCAGTGGATGCAGAAGGCATTGAGAGCGCCCGCATCGCTTCTTACTCTTCCAGTAAAATCGAAGCATACCGCAAGGAAGTAAAGATCAAAGCATTACAGGCGGCAAAAGAAAAAGCGGAATATATGCTGGCTGCTATCGGTAATAAGATAGATGGCGTACTGGAAGTGCAGGAAATAGGAATGGATAATTACCCGGATGTTCGCCCGCTGATGGCAAATGCTTACATGAAAGCTGGCAACGCTGCTGCTGATGATGATGTTAATTCAGATATCGACTTCAAAACAATAAAAATCCGCGCTGAAGTAAGAGCTTCCTTTGGTATCAAATAACTACACCCTGGATATATCAAAAAAAAGAGGTTGTTCCATCCGGAACAACCTCTTTTTTTATTAAGATGAACAACTTTTTATTAGAAGCTGTATCTCAGACCCAGCTGCATCTGATAACGTGATGCGAAGAAGTCTTTTGAATACGGCGTACCTGGTTGAGTAAAGCTGTAGGTTGGGTAGTTGTTTACAACCTTTCCGGTTGGGTTCAGACCAACACTCGAAGTTGAGTTGAAAGTGTTTGGTGAGAAGTACTGAATACCCCAGTTTTTATTCAACAGGTTAGTCAGGTTCACGATATCATAAGTTAAAGTGATGGTGTGTAACTTCTTACCACCTGGTTTGAAGTTGAAGTCCTGTGCGAAACGGAAGTCAGCCTGTGTATTCCAGGGAGTGCGTCCGCCGTTACGTTCAGTGAAGTTACCTTTACGACCGCTCAGGTATTTGTCGCTGTTCACATAGTCCATGAAAGCGCCAGCCTGTTGAGCAGCAGTTGGTCCGCCAACTTTATCAGTAAAGAAGTTAGTAGCTTCAGCAACATCTTTCGGGATGTAAGCCAGGCTCACCTGCTGAGGAGTACCCTGGATAGTGGTATTCACGAAACCGTAAGTGAATGGTAAACCGGAAGAAGTATTGAAGAATACAGAGAAGTTAGAAACCCACTTGCCTTTAGAACCCCAGTCTTGTTTGTAAGCCACTGTAGCAACGATACGGTGACGAACATCGAAGTTAGAGTAAGCCAGACCCGGATTGTTCGGATTCAGCGCCTGGTTCAGCTGCCAGTTAGATTCCATAGAGTTACGGATACCGTTGGTCAGATCTTTAGCCTGTCCGTAAGTATAAGCCACCATAGCATTCAGACCGAAAGGGAACACTTTAGATACCTGACCGGTGATGCTGTAACGGTAACCTTTATCGGTGTTCGACAGCAGGTAAGCGTTTGTATACAGCGGGTTGATTTTCTTACCGGAGTAAATAGGCTGTTGCTTATTTACATCATATGCGTAGTAAGTAGGATTATCTACCAGGTTCACCTGTTGGAACATCAGGTCTTTTATCACTTTAGTATAAATACCTTCGATAGTGAATTTCCACTGATCGCGGGTAGTATAATCCAGTGCCAGGCTACTTCTCCATACCTGCGGCATTTTGAAGTTATTGTCGATCATATCTACCTGTGTAGCAGTAGAAGGATCAGTTACGTTAACACCGTTCTGTTTCGCGAAATCAGCAATACCATTAGGTGACGGTTTTGCTGCAGGCTGTGGAGTGTTTACAGCTGGTTTTTTCTGATCGTATGCACCATAAGTAACACCGTTGTTATAGTAAGCATAGCCTAACCATGCGAACGGAATACGACCGGTGAATAAACCTGTACCACCACGTAATACCAGACTGTTATCGCCCTTGATATCGTAGTTGAATCCTAAACGCGGAGAGATCTGCACATTGTTCAGGAAGTCGTTTTTGATATCCTTAGGTTTGGTATACGTGTAAGTAGTACCGTAGTTAGGATCTTCCGGAGCTTTGATGGTCTTGTCGCTCAAAGGCTGTTTGTTCGGAATACCAGTGTAGTCGAAACGGATACCAGGAGTGATACGGAAGCGGTCTGTCAGCTGAATTTCATCCTGTCCGTATAAGCTCAGCAGGTTCACTTTGAACTGTGCCGGAGGATGGTTCCAGATATAGTCACGTGAGTTATCGGTATAGTTGTAGTTACCGCGTACACGGGCTGGTTTGTTGTTCAGGAAGTCAGCAATGCTGTCATAATCCAGACGGCCGTTCCAGGAGTTAACGAAACCATAGGTGATATTGTAGAATTCGTTGTGAGTACCGATAGTGATAGTGTGGTTACCTTTGAACAGGGTAACGTTATCGGTTACTTCGAATGTTTTCTGCTTCATGTTGAAGATACTTGCTTCACGGTCAGTACCCAGGAAGATGGTAGAACCAGGAGTTCTACCCTTGATCTGGATCTGTGGTACAGCCGGATCAGACAGCGGATCTCTGTAGTCATGGATGTTGGAATAACCCAGGATCAGGCTGTTAGACAAAGTACTGTTGAAGTTACTTTTCAGTTCTGCAACTGTAGAAGACTGGTTGTTCACCTGTTTGAAGTCGATGCCGCTGAAACGGAAGTTCTGTTGGTCGCGCTCCAGGTTGGTCGCATCAGAAACAATAGTGTTGTTGCGGAGCGACAGTTGGTGTTTGTCGTTGATGTGCCAGTCTAAACGGTTGAAAAATTTAGTAGAGTTAGAATTGATGGTGGTGTTGCCGGCAGTTCCCGGATCAACGCCATAAGATTTCATCAGTGCAGTGATATCTGCTGCGTCTTTTTCAGTCAGTATACCACCATTATCAGCAGAACCGGCTGCGAGAATCACAGGATCCACACGGCGGGTGATTTCTTCGTTGGTGAAGAAGAACAGTTTGTTCTTGATGATAGGGAAGCCAACTCGTACACCAGCCTGGTATTCGTGGAAATCGCTCGGCAGTTTGGAACCATCACCGGCGTTGTTTTTACCAACCAGGGCAGCAATACGGCCAAAACCGTAAATAGAACCGTGAACTTCGTTGGTACCACTGCGGGTTACGGCGTTAACGCTACCTCCGAGGAAGTTACCCACCTTAACATCAAACGGAGCCAGTAATACCTGTACATCCTGGATCGCATCAACAGATACGGGGTTAGTACGGGTGCTGCTACCTGGCTGACCGCTGGTGTTGCTCTGGCCACCCAAAGAAGGGCTGAAACCAATCGCATCGTTATTGATAGCACCATCCACGGTTACGTTGTTGTAACGGTAGTTGGTACCCAGGAAAGAGTTATTGTTGCTCTGAGGAGTAACCTTGGTCAGATCCTGCAGACTGCGGCTCAACGAAGGAATCGTTTTGATCTGCTCTTGCCCTACCCTGGTACCACCTGATTTGCTGCCGGTGTTACCAGTTACTACTACTTCACTCAATGCAGTAGATTCTTCCTGCAGTTTGAAGTTAAAGTTAGTAGTTCCAAGTCCGAGGTTAACATCTGACTTTACTTCTTTTTTATATCCAATAAATGAAACGGTGATAGTGTAAGGACCGCCTGGGTTCAGGTTAGGCAGTATATAACGGCCGTCTGTGTTGGTCTGGACGCCGGTTTTAGCACCGGTAGCGTTATTGACTACTACTACAGTTACTCCCGGGATAGCCTGACCTCCAGGATCAGAAACTTTACCCGTTACAACAGATGTGGTTACTTGCGCCTGTACATTGTTGTAAAATAGAATTACAAGAAAGCTAATTAATAGCGTGTAAAATGATTTCATAAACCGATGTAAGTATTTACAGGTGCAAAGGAACTAGTCCAAAACAACCAGAATGTTAACAGATTATTACGGAATTGTTAAGGACTGCATAAACTGGACGCTAAAAAGTCAATTATTCGTTTTTGGGGTTTAGAAAACATCAGTTTTTTGACTTAATGTAACCTTAATGTTAACAACTGACCGGAAATCAGTTACGGATTCTATGTTAAGTCAGGGTAAAGCACAAATGAATTGTGATAATTTTAACGGACTGTAGGGCACTTAAACAGAAGGCCCCGCCTTTAAAGGCAGGGCCGGTTGATATTCATCAAAAAGTGCTGTTAGTAAATTTGGACTTTAAAAGTCCCGTCCGTTAAAGGTTTTTCGATATCACCATTTATTAATGCACCGGAGAATATGCCCTCCGCGTGTTTACTATTAATGTCTGTTACGATTACCGTAATATTATTTCCCATGTATCCGGTCTGCCTTTGCTGTATATCCATCAACGACATCTCCACACCTGACGTATAAGTACCGGCATGTACAGAATCAGGAAAGGTGATCATCAACTCCATATGCTGACCAAAATTATTGGTCACGCCATCGATGACCAGCGTTTTCTTTCCATCATATATGGTATCAGTTAAATAAGCAGCCGGAGTACTGGCATGATAAAAGTCGGTACCTAATTTAAAAGAGAATATGCTGGCAGGTGCCGGGCCATTATTTTTATTGCAGGAATACAGGACTATGCTGCATATCATAGCAGCAATTGCCCAAAAGGATCTCATTTGCATCATGCAGTCAGTTTACAGTCAGGTATGCCGGAAAAACCAGTGCCAGCCGCATTTCAGCAGCTGGCAATCATTTGAATTGACATAGGATACTGGTTCTGTTTCGTTGGCATAGGGATAATATACCTGCAATATATATAAAATTTTATTAATTAAATATATTTTATATAGATGATAGCTGGATTTATTGTTGCTTTGCCAGGTAATATTACCGGAGTTATTTCATAATCGCAGGGTTCCCGGATTTGCCATAATTAACACTTTTTTTGCGCACGAATTGTGTATTATTACGGTTCTCAATTACAAGCACATTATGTCATCGGAAGTAGTTAAACAGTTACAGGAGGCCGTTCAGTTTTCGCCGGAAAATGTGCCTTTACGCTTGCACCTGGCCCAGGTGCTGCTTCAGGATTATGATTACGCTGCCGCGGAAGAGCAATACAGGAAAGTATTGGAATTATCTTCTGCCAACACAGCGGCACAGCTGGGACTTGCACGGACATTCTATCATCAGCAGAAGTACTCAGCAGCCATTGTTGTGCTTGAACAGCTGGAGCATCGGGAGCCTGATCATTTTGATGCGTTGCTATTGCATTGCCGCATACTCGTTAAGGAAAAGTCGATGCCCCAGGCAAAGGAAATATATCAACACCTGTTACAGATCAATCCTGGTTTTCGTGATGAAGCGCTGGATGGGCTTTTCAGAGTAGTACAACAGTCGCCTCCACCATCTTTCGATAATAATGATGATGATGATATCGGAGAGGCAGAGCGTCAGTTCATGCTGGAGAAACCTGAAATCAATTTTGCAGATGTGGGTGGT
The genomic region above belongs to Chitinophaga sp. 180180018-3 and contains:
- a CDS encoding carboxypeptidase regulatory-like domain-containing protein yields the protein MKSFYTLLISFLVILFYNNVQAQVTTSVVTGKVSDPGGQAIPGVTVVVVNNATGAKTGVQTNTDGRYILPNLNPGGPYTITVSFIGYKKEVKSDVNLGLGTTNFNFKLQEESTALSEVVVTGNTGSKSGGTRVGQEQIKTIPSLSRSLQDLTKVTPQSNNNSFLGTNYRYNNVTVDGAINNDAIGFSPSLGGQSNTSGQPGSSTRTNPVSVDAIQDVQVLLAPFDVKVGNFLGGSVNAVTRSGTNEVHGSIYGFGRIAALVGKNNAGDGSKLPSDFHEYQAGVRVGFPIIKNKLFFFTNEEITRRVDPVILAAGSADNGGILTEKDAADITALMKSYGVDPGTAGNTTINSNSTKFFNRLDWHINDKHQLSLRNNTIVSDATNLERDQQNFRFSGIDFKQVNNQSSTVAELKSNFNSTLSNSLILGYSNIHDYRDPLSDPAVPQIQIKGRTPGSTIFLGTDREASIFNMKQKTFEVTDNVTLFKGNHTITIGTHNEFYNITYGFVNSWNGRLDYDSIADFLNNKPARVRGNYNYTDNSRDYIWNHPPAQFKVNLLSLYGQDEIQLTDRFRITPGIRFDYTGIPNKQPLSDKTIKAPEDPNYGTTYTYTKPKDIKNDFLNNVQISPRLGFNYDIKGDNSLVLRGGTGLFTGRIPFAWLGYAYYNNGVTYGAYDQKKPAVNTPQPAAKPSPNGIADFAKQNGVNVTDPSTATQVDMIDNNFKMPQVWRSSLALDYTTRDQWKFTIEGIYTKVIKDLMFQQVNLVDNPTYYAYDVNKQQPIYSGKKINPLYTNAYLLSNTDKGYRYSITGQVSKVFPFGLNAMVAYTYGQAKDLTNGIRNSMESNWQLNQALNPNNPGLAYSNFDVRHRIVATVAYKQDWGSKGKWVSNFSVFFNTSSGLPFTYGFVNTTIQGTPQQVSLAYIPKDVAEATNFFTDKVGGPTAAQQAGAFMDYVNSDKYLSGRKGNFTERNGGRTPWNTQADFRFAQDFNFKPGGKKLHTITLTYDIVNLTNLLNKNWGIQYFSPNTFNSTSSVGLNPTGKVVNNYPTYSFTQPGTPYSKDFFASRYQMQLGLRYSF
- a CDS encoding SIMPL domain-containing protein, producing MKKVMLLAAGLFIALSTFAQTDVKQPVKKIEVNGSAEVEITPDEIYFNISLREYLKGKNKVEISTLEKQLQKAVQDAGIPKSDFTIENVYGNNYEIWRKKKDPQEFMARKQYRLKLNRLDKINEILGAVDAEGIESARIASYSSSKIEAYRKEVKIKALQAAKEKAEYMLAAIGNKIDGVLEVQEIGMDNYPDVRPLMANAYMKAGNAAADDDVNSDIDFKTIKIRAEVRASFGIK